CCTCCACTAAATGATTTACCAACCATTCCGTTGGGAATGTTGTCCAAATTTTCAACTTTGCAACCAAGTATTGCCGTATAAGGTTTTGTATGGTCGCCTTCATAGTCCGTGTATAGCGAATAAATTTCAGTGCCAACTTTGTTTTGGATTTTTGTCAAAGTGTTCTCCGACATAAATTTTTGCCAAAGTTCGGCAATATCATTACTTGCTTTTCCATTCTCGTTTGTTGTTCTTATCGAGATTCCGATAATATTGAAAGGTTCAATTTTCACTTTTTGCATCTTTTTAAGTTTTATGATTCAATGCAAAGGTAGATTGACCTTGTGCCAAAGGTATGTCAGGGGTGTTTTTATATTTTTCGCTGCATTTTTCAAGATACTCTTGCAAACTCATTTTATGAGGTTCAAAATGATTTTCCAAGACTTGCATTTTTTGAATGCAATCAAGGCGGAATGCTCTAAAATCTTTTTTAAGTCTGCAAAAAGCGATAAGAACCCAATTTTCCTGTGTGGTGTACAATGCAAATGGTTCTATCTCTCTTTGGCTTTGTTTGTTTTCCAATGACAGATAGTTAATTTTTACTGTCTGGTAATTTGAAATGGTTGATTGAAGTTGAATGAGATATTCGCTTGTTTTTTCGTTTTCACGGTTGTTTCGAACTTGTATTCTGTTGGATAGTAATTCCGTTTTTTCTTTTTGGGTGTATTTTAAGACCGATTTGATTTTTGTTATGGCACTTTCATATTGTTCGGTCAGGGATTGGTCTTTGTTTTTTCGAATAAGCTGCTCTGCTGTTATTAATGCGTTCGCTTCCTCTTGGGTGAACATAACTGGCGGAATTTTATAACCGTCCATAACCGAATAGCCTTTTCCCTCTTCCGTCACGATTGGAATTCCCGATTTCTCAAGAGTTCGGATGTCACGATAAACCGTTCTAACACTTACGTTATGTTTTTCGGCAATATCCTTTGCTGTTACAATCCGTTTTGATTGTAATTGGATTAGGATTGCTGTCAATCTCGCAAGTCTGGGTTTTTCTTTGTCCATTTGTGTTTTTCAGCTTGTGGCTAACGGTCTTGTATAAGCGCAGTAGCGGTTTTCACGCACTAATTTTCCGCGTAGAACTAGACTTAAATCTAAACATTTTGTTTCGTTTCAGTACTTCCACCGCTATTGAGTTTATACTGTGTTACCTGCTGTTTTACTTTCTGTAATTCTCCAAAATTTTTGTGCTTACCCAGTATATATCTTGATTGCTCGTGTAAAAGAGGTATTTTCCATCTGCCGATACAAAAGGACATAATTCGTGCTTATCGGAATTAATTGATTCTCCCATATTTACTGCCTCAGTCCAATTTCCGTCTACGTCTTTAAAGCTGATGTACAAATCTCCTTGGCCAAGTCCATTTTTACGGATAGAACAGAATATCATATATGACTCATCTAGTGCAATAAACACATCGGCCTCATATCTATTGGTGTTTATGGATTCAGGTAAGATTTCGGGTTTTAAGAATTGTCCATTCTCATATTCAGAAAGATAGATGTCAAAAGCATAACGAGGTGCATCTTCGGTTTTATCTTTTGATGCAAAATAAAGCGTTCCTTCATCTGTAAAAGATGCATAATATTCATTCAAGGGACTGTTTACAGGCAACCCCAAATTTAACGGTTCAGACCACTCTGACTCTATGCTATCTCGCTCTACATACCAAATGTCTATGTCTTCTTTTTTTTTTCCATCAAGCGACCGATTAGATATAAAGTAAAGTCTTTTTTGGTCTGGTGAAAACATTGGGTCGTTATAGCTTATAGAATCTGATTCAAATAACTTACTCTGAGGTGACCAAACACCATCTGTTAAGTTTGAAAAATGTATTTCCATAACGCCATTATTATCGACACCAAAATAGAATTCAGTTCCATCCTTGGAAAAAGTACATCCAAACTCGTGCCTGTTCGGTTTTGAAATGATATTTGGCGCAAACAATTCTGGTTCATTAAAGGGTAGTTTTTGCCCAAAATAGGTCATTGAATTGTCTGTTTCTGAGCCCACATTATCCTTCACTGAATTAATTAGCTTCTTCGGGTCATATCCAATTCCATTTTTGAATACTGTTGCTACTTCTCTGATTGTCTTTGGGTTATTCTCTAAGTCGCCATTAAGTACCACCAAATTTGCAATTTTTCCTTCTTCAATCGTACCGATATCGTTTCGTTCTAGAAGCTTGGCACCGTTGGAAGTCATAACTTGAATAGCCTCCTCTGGCTTGAATCCTGCCTCAACAAATAATTCATAATTTTTTTGGTCACCAAAGCCTGGCATATTATGAAGGCCAGGGTCAAGACCTGCTACTAACAATCCTCCCATTTTAAAGAACTGAAGTTCGTATGCCATTGATTTGGTAAGCCATTCTTCTTTGAAATACCAAGCATCACCCTGTGCTTGTTTTCTTTGCTTACGAGTATTGTATGCCGCACGGTGATAAGGTGCCATTACCTCTAAATCCCTTTCGTCCGCTGCTACGTTTGCCTGAGCCTCAAAAATGGCTAATGTGGAACCTAAGGCTACTCCATTTTTAATCAGTTTTTGTTGAACCTCCTTAACTTCATCGCTCTCAATGGCCAAGTTTGTTCTAAAATCATTATTCCCAACACAAGTACCGATTTCCCGTTCGGATGCGTGGTCATAGCTATGTATGAAGCCGTGTTCAATGGCATCAATACCGATTTCGGCAGCTTCGGCATAGGTCGTAGCACAAAGATGCCCTGTGACTTTTAGATTATTTTTGTGTGCTTCATCAACAATTACTTTTAAATCTTGCGGTCTCGTTCCGGTATAAACTTTTAGCCATTTTACGCCTTTCTGTGCCCAGTATCGAATGGTATCTCTTACCATTTGTTCGCTTGTAGACCTTATAAAATTTTGCCTGCCGTCGGGTCCTGTGAAATAAGGTCCTGAATTTATGATTTCTGGCCCAGGCTGTTCTCCATTGGCTATGGATTTTGCTATGGCTAATTCTTCATAAGGGTTTCCAGTTCCGCAAGTTTCGATAGTCGTCACGCCAGCAGCCAGATATAATTTAGGTGATGTTGAGAGCATTGCAGACCTTGGAATTCTCATATGGTTGTGCATTCCTATAATTCCTGGAATGACCGTCTTGCCTGACAGATTCATTTGAAAGAACCCATCTGGAACTTGTAGAGTATCTGAGTTGCCAATCTGGAAGATTTTACCATCTTTAATTAAAATAGTTTGAGAATCTTTTGGTGGGTTGCCCTTTCCATCAAACATTTTGACATTTAGCAACGCTACTCTTGATGAGTCTAGTGAAACGAAACTTTGTGTATAGTCTGACAATTTAACTCTTGAAGTTTGTGCCACCTCCGTTTGTTTCTGTGCACAGCTTTGCAAGGAAAATAATATTGGAACAATCAAATTTTTAAGTATTCTTTTCATTTCTCAAATAGCAGGTAACGGCCAAGTGCAGCCGCAGGCTGGGCTTGTTGGCGTTGATCTTTTAATTACCAATATCGCTACTTAGAGCAACTAATGAACTAGCTCATCATTGCTAGGTTTGTGGCTGAACGATGTTAGCGAGCGTTTCACAATTCATTTATCATTTGTTTCAATTCCTCGTAATTATCAGGTTTCTGATTGTAAGTTACGTTTTCAAATCCAAATTCTAATTCCACCTTCAAGGAAGTAGATTGGGTGAGTTTGATCTGTTTAATTGTCCAATCTGGATTGCAAACATAGATTGCTCCCAATGCCCACATAGGTGCTTCATCTGCTGAGCCAGTGTCTAACTTCATGTTTGTCAGCAACAGCTTCAGCAATTCCTCATTTTTGGTCTGACAGATCAGTTCTTCAGTTATCTCAAGAATCGGATCATACTTTTTTTCATGATGGCTGATCCATTCTTCAGAGGTCTGCTCTCCAGCTTTTCTTGACTTAATGAAGCTTTGCTCTTTTTTGAAAATATCTCTAATTAAAGAAATTTTACTATCAGTAGTCAGTGTTTCAATAGATTGAATTCTGCTCCTATGTACGTAACCATATACGTTCCAAAATTTGTTAACAATTAGCCAATTCTCACCCGCTTCTGGATGAAAGTAGAACAATTCATTTTTGTATATTTTATCAATAATATTTGACTGGCTACTCTTACCATCTCTTACATTTGTATATCCATCAGCATCATTGATTATCGCCAGAGATGAATTTTCTCTGAGTTTATCTCTAAACGCTTTTGTGTCATCTTGCCCCAAAACTAGAATTGGAACAAGAACAAATGATATTATCAATCTTATCAAACTCTTCTTTTTAATGCCCGCTAACGGGACGGCTATGAGTAGTTGCGTGGGTTAGCACGAAACTTTACAAGTACACACCAAACCGAAAATCCGCGAGGATTTTCAGAAGTAGGCAAGGACAAGCAATTACTTATAGCCATTGTTAGCGGTTGTTTATTTCCGTCTTAACTTTTTCATATCTTTTTAATATAGGTCCAACGATTGTTTTTTTCTTCAGACTTTCGATTTGCTCATTCAATGCCTTGAGATGTGCTGTTTTTAAGGCTTCGTTCTTACTTGTAATTATGTTAGGTATTACACCAGTTCCTTCCCAGTCCAGTTCTGTAACAGGGTGGATACTACGGCTAACCGGAAGTTGTATTAGATAATGATCGTTTACTTCCATAAAATCAATTGCGTGAGCGGCTCCTGCACTAGTTTGTCCAATTATTATTGCCTTATCAAAATGTTTCATAGCATAAGCAAATTGTTCTGCTAGTGAGAAGGTACTCTCACTTACCAATATAAATACAGATTTATTTAAATAACGTTCTCCTCCAATTTCTTCAAAAGTAGAAGTAGATTCTCTCTCTTCCGAACGCCTTTCGTAGCTAGACATCCATAAGGTCGGCTTTTCATTAAAGAAATAACTCGCCAGATAACCATCGGTTGGGCTATATCCGCCTTGATTTTCAGTCAAATCAATGATTAACGCATCAGTGTTAGCTACGAACCCCATAGTGGCATCAATCGTTGGTTTAACCCAGTCTAATGGTTGCCAAAAATTTAGTTTTATGTAGCCAATATTTCCTCCCAGTATCGCAACTTTTTCAAAGCCAAAATTCTCTTTTTTTGCATACCATAAGTTCCAATCAATTTTTTCTTCAGAATTCTTTTCTATTTTCTCTTCGGTTGTCGTTTCTTGTTGTCGTTTCAAACCTTCACGTCTAGATTTTACCAATTCAGGATTATATTGGATTTTGAAATGTTTATCCTTCGTGATTTCTACAAGGTCATTGGTTAAAGCATCAGCAAAACTCATATAGTCAATTATGCCATCATATTTTCCGCTCAAGTTTAGACTGTCCAGAGAGTTGTTGAAATGTTTAGTAGGCTTTGCAAACACATAATTTGTATGTATTAGTTTTTTAATGCTCTCAATCGTGGTACTTTTTTCATTGTCAGATATGTTTTCTTGAGAAAAGGTTGTAACAGGTGCTATTATTAGCAAAAGGATTAAGATTTGTTGAATTCGCTTCATATTTTTTTATCAGTAAATTGTTTTTTTCAAAAAATCAGTTTTTATAATGACCGATAACGTTAAGTATAAGAAATCGTAGGGCAGTTAAAAAGCACTTACGTTTCGGTTTATTACTTAGCTAAATATAAATATTTTGCTTTTAACTTTTGTTCTATGAATGCCAAATTTTATATTTAGCGGACTTTGTTAATATTTACTGACCTTTCGGTTTAGCACAAACGCCCTATGTTTTTTATACATTGTTGTGCGTAGGCTTTTTTTCGTCCAGTATTTTATTCGCTTGTACAATATGTCGGTCATTATGATATATGACAACTCTGAATGTATCTCCAAGCTTTAATTTAATCCACTTGGATATGCTAATCGCTGTTTTGGTTTTGTTCAAATCTATTTCTTTTGACTTGTCCAAAAGATTTAATAATTGCTCTTGTTGATTAATAAAACGCACAATAGTCCTTTTGTCCAACCCACTACCAATAGGGTTTTTGTCCTTAAACGTTTTCATTTTATTCAGTTTTTCCTTTGGCAACATACTTTTTGCAAAATAATTACCTAAAAATCCAGGTTTGAAGCTTTCTTTCGGAAGTGTTTTTGAACTTTCTATTCTGTTCTTGATTTCTGGAATATAAAAATCTCCGTACAAATTCAAATGCTCGAAACATTCTAAAATACTCCAACTTCCTTGTTCAATCCTCCAATTCAGCTTTTCGGTTGAAAGGGAATTGAATTTTTCGGCTTGGTTGATATTTATTCGAGTTCTTTCTATCAAGTCCTGTATTAATTGTTCTGATTTTATTGTCATTGTTTTTTTAACAAAAATCGGTAATGTTCTTTCCAAAAAGATTGATTTGGATTAAGACTTTTTGATTCTTGATAATGTTTCGGGTGTCATTCTCAAGTACGATGCAATATACTTGTTTGGGATTTCTTGAAATAATTTGGGACTTCTTGCCAAAACTCTTTTGTACCTTTCTATTGGCGAAGAAGTTAAAATATCTCGTTCTCTTTCCATTTGTTGAAATATCAAATCTCCGAGCATTATATGCCAGATTTTGGTATTTTCTACTGAACTTTCTATCAAGTTCATAAATGTCGTCTTTTTGATAACTTTTAATTCCGTTTTTTTTATTGCTTGAATGTATAAATCTGACGGTTTTTCAGTCATAAAAGAATCCAAAGACGCTATGAAATTATTTTTATAGCCAAATCTTATTATATTCTCTTCAAATTCGTCCAACACATAGATTCTCAAACTTCCACTGACTACAAAGTAGAGATTTGTATCAATGCTCCCTTTTACCTTTAAATGTTCTTTTCGGCTTAATTCTAGCTTGTTGTCCCATAAATTCTGCTGGTCAATTTTCTCTATAAAGTTTGTTATCGGGTTCATTTTTTTAGCTTACGCACAACAACTGTATAAATGCACTGGTGCGTTTATTTGTCTTATAAAATTAAGGTGAATCTAGTAAATTACAGATGTTTTTGAAAGTATTGTCCGCTACATGAGTGTATACCTCCGTCGTTTTACTTGACCGATGCCCAAGTAATACTTGAATATGGCGTAAATCTGTTCCTTGCTCAAGCAAATGAGTAGCAAAGGAGTGCCGTAACATATGAGGGTACACCGATTTGCGTATCCCAGCTTTCCGGGCAGCCATCTTCACAATCTTACGCACACTACTTCCTGAGTACTTCCCACCTTTTTCTCCCTCAAACAGGTATTCTTTGGGCTTATGTAGGCTGTAATACTGCCGTAAATCCTGCAAAAGTGCTTTAGAAAGTAGCGTGTATCTACCTTTTCCGCTTTCTACCCGTATTAGCATACGTTTACTATCTATAAGCTTCAAATTCAAAAGTTCGCCTCTTCGCAATCCCAGCTGAAGCGGTATTATCGCTGGTTTTTCCAGAAGAAAAGTTTAGCCATATCGTCAACATGAATATACAACAAGAGACGAACCCGGTCTACGCGACCCGGTCTACGTGACCCGGTCTGGCGAGACCCAGTAGAAATGCCGGTAGTACGCTTAGAAACGTTGGGCAAGAAACACGAACCCTTCACTGAGGAATTGCGTGATGAGTTAGCACCTCTCCGTAAGCTCATTAAGGCTTATAATGACAGCATGATAAATACTAAAACGGTTAGTAACACAGCTTGGCTAAGGGTTAAATTCATAGTTTGATCTCTATCTATTGATCGATTCGATCAATGAGCTTCTTCAGCTCATTGATCTCTTCTTCGCTTAACTGCTCTTCTTCTACCATAAAAGACAGTAGCGACACCGGTGAATTATCAAAGTAGCCCGAAAGAAGTTTCTTGATGTACAACTTCCGGTATTCTCCTTTAGAAATAGCCGGGTAATATTCGTAGGTTTTTCCGTAGGCTTTGTACGCTAAATATCCTTTCTTCTCTAAAAGCCTCACTACCGAAGAAATAGTGTTGTACGGTGGTTTTGGATCATCCGGCAGTTGTTCTATTACGTCCTTGACAAAGGCTTTTTTCAACCTCCAAAAAACCTGCATAATCCGTTCTTCCGTTTTTGTTAGTTCTTCCATATTACTTTAATTACTCAGCTTTAGGTTTTAGAATAAATTCTATGGTAACTTCTTTGTTTTCAGGATCAGGTATTGGATTGATTCCAACCTGCTCAGAATCAAAGTAACCCATATCAGCAATGGCTTTTTGAGACTCAACTAGCTTGGAGCGATTAAATAACTCCCCTGGTTTAATGGTAATTTCTTCCAAAATCGTTTCCTCAGCTATATCTTGATTTCCCAGAATATGAATCTCACTGATTTTGATTACTTCGCCTTCGTAGATACTCAATACTAGATCAACTTTATTTTTTGCTAATTCAACTTCTTGAACATCCACCCTAAAGAATAAGTACCCCTGATCCATGTACAGAGAAGCCATATCGGAGCCGTCGGCACTATAATTTAGCCGCTGATTCATCTCTGCTGAATCATACGGATCGCCCGATTGCAAACCAAGCGCTTCCGTCAAAAATTCGTCACTGTAAACCGTATTTCCCTCCCACCGAATCTGTCCAATTGTTCGCATATTATCAGATTTTTCCACGGCTTGATTAGGTGATGACGAAATAGAGCTTGCGTTATTAGTAGGCTCTTCCAGACAGGCACTCAACAAAAATATGCTCGCACACAATGGAATTATTGAAGCGAAAAACCAACGTTGTTTTGGGTGAGATCGTGGTTTGGTTAGCATAGCAATTCGGCGTCCAACTTGCTTACCAAAAAAGCTAGTAGCTAAGGATAGAGGGCGATCTTCGGAAGCCAGTTTGAGCAGTAGGTGAGCGTAGTCTCGTTGCTCTTCCGGTTTTTTCGCAACTGCCTGGTCAGCCAGATACTCATGCACCTCTCGCAACTGTTTCTTGAGATAGGGAATGACCGGATGGAACCACAATAAAATATGAGTTAGCTCAAATAGTAGCAGATCGAGAGTGTGTCGTTGTCGCACATGCACTAATTCGTGCTGCAACACTTGCTGATATTCTGCTGGAGTAAAGGTACTCTGAGAGCTGATGAACACATAGTTCAGAAAAGAAAAGGTTGGCTCTTTGTGAGATAAATTGACAAGCCAGTAATTTCCCTCTCTTCGTTTAGTAGAACATACTATTGATTTGCGGATTTTAGTGAGGTTCACCCCAAAAACTAGCAGTCGGTAAGAAAAGCCTACTGAATAAACTACTAACAATAGCAACGGCAAACTAATTAGCGATGCCGTTTCTGATGTAGCAGTGGGACTATTCAAAACTGACGATGGTGTCAACCAATTCAGAGTAAAGATTGGATTTGAAACAGCAGGTTCTACTATTTCAGGATTTATCAATTTGCTAAACCAAGTAGCCGGAGTGGGCAATAATGGCAAGACTAAGCTGGCGACTACCAACGAAAGTAAAAAAGCTCTCATCCATGTAAAATGAGTTTGCCGGGAGAGCAGCCATTTGTACACTAAGCCGAGAACTAATAGATAGACGGAGGATTCTAAGAGATACAACAGAACAGTATTCATAAGTTTATGAGTAAGTTAATACTCAAATGTATAACTGATAATTCAGTTATACAACTTATTTTTCAGTTTTATTGCTGAATTTTCAGTTTTACCTCTTTCCTGGCTATTGCTTTTGCACTTCCAATTTCACTTTCTCCTCATTCATCTCATAAGGAAGTTGCCAAGTATTTCCCTGACTATCACCAAAGTACATAACTGATTTAGTGAGTCCGCCAGAATTACCATCAGCCCAGAAGTAAAGAAATGGGTCTTGGCCATTTACTACCCGGCGGACGTAGTTATGATTGCGGGGGCTGTTCTGGGTAACCTGCTGTTGCATCGCCCAAGATTGACCCTGATCGCCGCTAACCCAAATAGCAACTTCTCCGCCTGCGCCGTGCTTCTGAGGTCCGTCAATCGCCGGGGCAACTACTGTCCAATGGTTTTCGTCAATCCACAGACTGCCCATGTCGTAGTTATGGTCGGAGGTAGTGATCGTAAAAGTTTGCCAAGAGGAATCATCGTAATAAGCTACTTGCCACTCGCGAGGACTATTTTTCGGACCGGGTTCGTGACCACCGCTGGTCAGGTATAATGCTACCGGATTGCCGTCAGTATCAAATGCCATATCTTTCAAGTATACGTTCT
This region of Tunicatimonas pelagia genomic DNA includes:
- a CDS encoding GyrI-like domain-containing protein, with protein sequence MQKVKIEPFNIIGISIRTTNENGKASNDIAELWQKFMSENTLTKIQNKVGTEIYSLYTDYEGDHTKPYTAILGCKVENLDNIPNGMVGKSFSGGTYTKTTAKGDLMQGLVVNQWSKIFEMELDRTYNADFEIFGEKAQNPSDAEVDFYVGIKQETNG
- a CDS encoding helix-turn-helix transcriptional regulator; amino-acid sequence: MDKEKPRLARLTAILIQLQSKRIVTAKDIAEKHNVSVRTVYRDIRTLEKSGIPIVTEEGKGYSVMDGYKIPPVMFTQEEANALITAEQLIRKNKDQSLTEQYESAITKIKSVLKYTQKEKTELLSNRIQVRNNRENEKTSEYLIQLQSTISNYQTVKINYLSLENKQSQREIEPFALYTTQENWVLIAFCRLKKDFRAFRLDCIQKMQVLENHFEPHKMSLQEYLEKCSEKYKNTPDIPLAQGQSTFALNHKT
- a CDS encoding amidohydrolase family protein, whose protein sequence is MKRILKNLIVPILFSLQSCAQKQTEVAQTSRVKLSDYTQSFVSLDSSRVALLNVKMFDGKGNPPKDSQTILIKDGKIFQIGNSDTLQVPDGFFQMNLSGKTVIPGIIGMHNHMRIPRSAMLSTSPKLYLAAGVTTIETCGTGNPYEELAIAKSIANGEQPGPEIINSGPYFTGPDGRQNFIRSTSEQMVRDTIRYWAQKGVKWLKVYTGTRPQDLKVIVDEAHKNNLKVTGHLCATTYAEAAEIGIDAIEHGFIHSYDHASEREIGTCVGNNDFRTNLAIESDEVKEVQQKLIKNGVALGSTLAIFEAQANVAADERDLEVMAPYHRAAYNTRKQRKQAQGDAWYFKEEWLTKSMAYELQFFKMGGLLVAGLDPGLHNMPGFGDQKNYELFVEAGFKPEEAIQVMTSNGAKLLERNDIGTIEEGKIANLVVLNGDLENNPKTIREVATVFKNGIGYDPKKLINSVKDNVGSETDNSMTYFGQKLPFNEPELFAPNIISKPNRHEFGCTFSKDGTEFYFGVDNNGVMEIHFSNLTDGVWSPQSKLFESDSISYNDPMFSPDQKRLYFISNRSLDGKKKEDIDIWYVERDSIESEWSEPLNLGLPVNSPLNEYYASFTDEGTLYFASKDKTEDAPRYAFDIYLSEYENGQFLKPEILPESINTNRYEADVFIALDESYMIFCSIRKNGLGQGDLYISFKDVDGNWTEAVNMGESINSDKHELCPFVSADGKYLFYTSNQDIYWVSTKILENYRK
- a CDS encoding SH3 domain-containing protein; translation: MGQDDTKAFRDKLRENSSLAIINDADGYTNVRDGKSSQSNIIDKIYKNELFYFHPEAGENWLIVNKFWNVYGYVHRSRIQSIETLTTDSKISLIRDIFKKEQSFIKSRKAGEQTSEEWISHHEKKYDPILEITEELICQTKNEELLKLLLTNMKLDTGSADEAPMWALGAIYVCNPDWTIKQIKLTQSTSLKVELEFGFENVTYNQKPDNYEELKQMINEL
- a CDS encoding S41 family peptidase; its protein translation is MKRIQQILILLLIIAPVTTFSQENISDNEKSTTIESIKKLIHTNYVFAKPTKHFNNSLDSLNLSGKYDGIIDYMSFADALTNDLVEITKDKHFKIQYNPELVKSRREGLKRQQETTTEEKIEKNSEEKIDWNLWYAKKENFGFEKVAILGGNIGYIKLNFWQPLDWVKPTIDATMGFVANTDALIIDLTENQGGYSPTDGYLASYFFNEKPTLWMSSYERRSEERESTSTFEEIGGERYLNKSVFILVSESTFSLAEQFAYAMKHFDKAIIIGQTSAGAAHAIDFMEVNDHYLIQLPVSRSIHPVTELDWEGTGVIPNIITSKNEALKTAHLKALNEQIESLKKKTIVGPILKRYEKVKTEINNR
- a CDS encoding DinB family protein, which codes for MERTLPIFVKKTMTIKSEQLIQDLIERTRININQAEKFNSLSTEKLNWRIEQGSWSILECFEHLNLYGDFYIPEIKNRIESSKTLPKESFKPGFLGNYFAKSMLPKEKLNKMKTFKDKNPIGSGLDKRTIVRFINQQEQLLNLLDKSKEIDLNKTKTAISISKWIKLKLGDTFRVVIYHNDRHIVQANKILDEKKPTHNNV
- a CDS encoding Crp/Fnr family transcriptional regulator, with amino-acid sequence MNPITNFIEKIDQQNLWDNKLELSRKEHLKVKGSIDTNLYFVVSGSLRIYVLDEFEENIIRFGYKNNFIASLDSFMTEKPSDLYIQAIKKTELKVIKKTTFMNLIESSVENTKIWHIMLGDLIFQQMERERDILTSSPIERYKRVLARSPKLFQEIPNKYIASYLRMTPETLSRIKKS
- a CDS encoding tyrosine-type recombinase/integrase, which translates into the protein MRRGELLNLKLIDSKRMLIRVESGKGRYTLLSKALLQDLRQYYSLHKPKEYLFEGEKGGKYSGSSVRKIVKMAARKAGIRKSVYPHMLRHSFATHLLEQGTDLRHIQVLLGHRSSKTTEVYTHVADNTFKNICNLLDSP
- a CDS encoding BlaI/MecI/CopY family transcriptional regulator, which translates into the protein MEELTKTEERIMQVFWRLKKAFVKDVIEQLPDDPKPPYNTISSVVRLLEKKGYLAYKAYGKTYEYYPAISKGEYRKLYIKKLLSGYFDNSPVSLLSFMVEEEQLSEEEINELKKLIDRIDQ
- a CDS encoding M56 family metallopeptidase, producing MNTVLLYLLESSVYLLVLGLVYKWLLSRQTHFTWMRAFLLSLVVASLVLPLLPTPATWFSKLINPEIVEPAVSNPIFTLNWLTPSSVLNSPTATSETASLISLPLLLLVVYSVGFSYRLLVFGVNLTKIRKSIVCSTKRREGNYWLVNLSHKEPTFSFLNYVFISSQSTFTPAEYQQVLQHELVHVRQRHTLDLLLFELTHILLWFHPVIPYLKKQLREVHEYLADQAVAKKPEEQRDYAHLLLKLASEDRPLSLATSFFGKQVGRRIAMLTKPRSHPKQRWFFASIIPLCASIFLLSACLEEPTNNASSISSSPNQAVEKSDNMRTIGQIRWEGNTVYSDEFLTEALGLQSGDPYDSAEMNQRLNYSADGSDMASLYMDQGYLFFRVDVQEVELAKNKVDLVLSIYEGEVIKISEIHILGNQDIAEETILEEITIKPGELFNRSKLVESQKAIADMGYFDSEQVGINPIPDPENKEVTIEFILKPKAE